A portion of the Rhodanobacter sp. AS-Z3 genome contains these proteins:
- a CDS encoding NAD(P)-dependent oxidoreductase yields the protein MSTLAGKTLFITGASRGIGLAIALRAARDGANIVIAAKSAVANPKLPGTIHTAAAEIEAAGGKALALQVDIREEDQVVAAAAQAAEHFGGIDIVINNASAIWLAGTAETPMKRYDLMHQVNSRGTFLVTRSCLPYLKKAANPHVLMLSPPLNLDPKWFAPHTAYTIAKYGMSLCVLGMSPEFAPMGIAVNALWPRTVIATAAIGMIDGVQVEHCRKPEIVADAAHVVLTRSAAEYTGHFAIDEDILREAGVSNFDAYAVKPGAHLLPDLFLD from the coding sequence ATGAGCACGCTGGCTGGCAAAACATTGTTCATCACCGGTGCCTCGCGTGGCATCGGGCTGGCGATCGCGTTACGCGCGGCGCGCGATGGCGCCAACATCGTGATTGCAGCCAAAAGTGCGGTAGCCAACCCGAAGTTGCCAGGAACCATCCACACCGCCGCGGCGGAGATCGAAGCCGCCGGTGGCAAGGCGCTGGCCTTGCAGGTGGATATCCGCGAGGAGGACCAGGTGGTCGCCGCAGCGGCACAGGCCGCCGAGCATTTCGGTGGCATCGACATCGTGATCAACAACGCCAGTGCGATCTGGCTGGCTGGGACAGCCGAAACGCCGATGAAGCGCTACGACCTGATGCACCAGGTCAACAGTCGTGGCACGTTTCTGGTCACCCGCAGCTGTCTGCCGTACTTGAAAAAGGCGGCCAACCCGCACGTGTTGATGCTGTCGCCGCCGCTGAATCTCGACCCGAAATGGTTTGCCCCGCATACCGCCTACACCATTGCCAAATACGGCATGAGCCTGTGCGTGCTGGGCATGAGTCCCGAGTTCGCGCCGATGGGCATTGCCGTCAACGCGTTGTGGCCCCGTACCGTGATCGCGACAGCAGCCATCGGCATGATCGACGGCGTGCAGGTCGAACATTGCCGCAAGCCGGAAATCGTCGCCGATGCTGCGCACGTTGTGCTGACCCGGTCGGCCGCTGAATACACCGGTCATTTCGCGATCGACGAAGACATCCTGCGCGAAGCTGGCGTAAGCAATTTCGATGCCTATGCGGTGAAGCCGGGCGCCCACCTGCTCCCCGATCTTTTTCTGGACTGA
- a CDS encoding LON peptidase substrate-binding domain-containing protein, producing MAAQSPLIEMPLFPLSSVLFPGGQMALRIFEPRYVDLVRECTRYGTGFGVCLILQGQEAGVPAVPSAIGTMARIHDFHTDEAGLLGIMVTGGQRFRVARSRARSDGLLRGDVELWQDEPAVPVPVEFLLLQSILGRLIETMAPHWRDAPKSAYEDASWLGLRLSELLPLDVSEQQGMLELTDPLLRLAELRDILPRFQKA from the coding sequence ATGGCTGCCCAATCACCGCTGATCGAGATGCCGCTGTTTCCACTGTCGTCCGTGCTGTTTCCGGGCGGGCAAATGGCGCTGCGTATCTTCGAGCCGCGTTACGTCGACCTGGTGCGCGAATGCACGCGCTACGGTACCGGCTTCGGTGTATGCCTGATCCTGCAGGGTCAGGAAGCGGGTGTGCCAGCAGTGCCGTCGGCGATTGGCACGATGGCGCGGATTCACGATTTTCATACCGACGAGGCAGGCTTGCTCGGCATCATGGTCACCGGCGGGCAACGCTTTCGGGTTGCGCGCAGTCGCGCGCGGTCCGACGGCTTGCTGCGCGGCGACGTGGAGCTTTGGCAGGACGAGCCGGCGGTGCCGGTGCCGGTGGAGTTCTTGTTGCTGCAGAGCATTCTCGGACGCCTGATCGAAACCATGGCGCCGCATTGGCGCGATGCGCCCAAGAGCGCCTACGAGGATGCCAGTTGGCTGGGTTTGCGCCTGTCGGAATTGCTGCCGCTCGATGTCAGCGAGCAACAAGGCATGCTGGAATTGACGGATCCGCTGCTGCGGCTGGCTGAATTACGCGACATCCTGCCGCGCTTCCAGAAAGCCTAG